From the Astyanax mexicanus isolate ESR-SI-001 chromosome 9, AstMex3_surface, whole genome shotgun sequence genome, one window contains:
- the LOC103037776 gene encoding cholinesterase: protein MMAPFCSYSCISSSLCLLAFLLLQPVVGTLGWDELVVPTNKGKVRGVKLSVPGSSGTVVGFLGIPYAKPPLGALRFSRPEPVEAWSGVRDTSQFSNSCWQSVDTKFQGFAGAEMWNPNTKLSEDCLYLNVWTPSGRLQDPHQALVPVMVWIYGGGFSSGTASLDVYDGRYLSRSEEVVVVSMNYRLGPLGFLSLPGSEEVKGNAALFDQRLALTWVAENIAAFGGDPSSVTLFGESAGAGSIGHHVLSVGSHALFHRAILQSGSPNAVWAAVEATEAWNRSLTLADLLNCPIGPSSNEVLTCLRTIDPEKIVNQQYTVIHDTTILNIPFPPTVDGDFLLDMPEVLMQSGQFLNTEILLGLNQDEGPYFLIYGAKGFGLSHQSLITRDQFLQGVASSLPGFSEMAREAAAFQYTNWMDELSGQKNRDALGWLVGDRYFSCPLLDFARKYVEHGGSASLYLFNHRSSSNAWPEWMGVMHGDEIEFVFGLPLNSSRGYTEEEVAMSRRMMRHWANFAKTGNPSAGGSAWPPFTVEQQEYVSLNTSPPQTLRMLRAQQCKFWNSFLPKLQHVTVSIDEVELQWKTQFHRWLSYMLDWKNQFNDYSSVKKQQCENL, encoded by the exons ATGATGGCACCATTTTGCTCTTACTCTTGTATCAGCTCCTCGCTGTGTCTCCTGGCTTTCTTGCTCCTCCAGCCTGTTGTTGGGACGCTGGGATGGGATGAACTGGTGGTTCCTACCAACAAGGGTAAAGTCAGAGGTGTAAAACTGTCTGTCCCTGGCAGCTCTGGAACAGTGGTTGGCTTCCTGGGCATCCCCTACGCCAAGCCTCCGTTGGGCGCCCTTCGTTTCAGTCGCCCAGAACCTGTGGAGGCGTGGAGCGGCGTGAGGGATACAAGCCAGTTTTCCAATTCCTGCTGGCAATCTGTGGACACTAAGTTTCAAGGGTTTGCTGGAGCCGAGATGTGGAATCCCAACACCAAGCTCAGCGAGGACTGCCTTTACTTGAATGTTTGGACTCCTTCTGGAAGACTTCAAGACCCTCACCAAGCCCTAGTTCCAGTAATGGTGTGGATCTATGGTGGTGGATTCTCTTCTGGTACTGCTTCGCTTGATGTGTACGATGGACGGTACCTCAGCCGATCAGAAGAAGTGGTAGTAGTGTCCATGAACTATCGATTGGGACCTTTGGGATTCTTGTCGCTACCCGGAAGCGAAGAGGTAAAAGGAAATGCGGCTTTGTTTGACCAGAGACTTGCTCTAACTTGGGTTGCAGAGAACATCGCCGCCTTCGGAGGAGACCCATCGTCTGTGACTCTCTTTGGGGAAAGTGCTGGTGCAGGATCCATTGGTCACCATGTGCTTTCCGTAGGCAGCCATGCCTTGTTTCATCGAGCCATTCTACAGAGCGGTTCCCCCAATGCAGTTTGGGCAGCTGTGGAGGCAACTGAAGCATGGAATCGATCCTTGACACTCGCAGATCTTCTGAATTGCCCAATTGGACCATCTTCCAATGAAGTGTTGACCTGCTTACGTACCATAGATCCAGAGAAGATTGTTAACCAACAGTACACTGTTATCCATGACACCACAATTCTAAACATACCGTTCCCTCCAACGGTGGATGGTGACTTCCTCCTCGACATGCCCGAAGTCCTAATGCAGTCTGGACAGTTCTTGAATACTGAAATTCTGCTCGGTCTGAACCAGGACGAAGGTCCCTACTTTCTGATATATGGCGCAAAAGGATTTGGACTTTCCCACCAGAGTTTGATCACCAGAGATCAGTTCCTCCAAGGAGTCGCCTCCAGTCTTCCAGGGTTTAGCGAGATGGCTCGGGAAGCTGCTGCCTTTCAATACACCAACTGGATGGACGAGCTCAGTGGGCAGAAGAACCGAGACGCTTTGGGCTGGTTGGTCGGAGACCGCTACTTTTCTTGCCCCCTGCTTGATTTCGCTCGTAAGTACGTGGAGCACGGAGGCAGTGCCAGCCTGTACCTCTTTAACCATCGCTCCAGTTCCAACGCCTGGCCCGAGTGGATGGGGGTGATGCACGGAGACGAGATCGAGTTTGTGTTCGGGCTCCCGCTGAACAGCTCTCGAGGCTACACTGAAGAGGAAGTGGCCATGAGCAGGAGGATGATGAGACACTGGGCCAACTTTGCTAAAACAGG GAACCCGAGTGCCGGGGGATCTGCATGGCCGCCGTTCACAGTGGAGCAGCAGGAGTACGTTAGTCTGAACACCAGCCCACCACAGACCCTCAGGATGCTCCGGGCTCAGCAGTGCAAGTTCTGGAACAGCTTCCTGCCTAAACTACAGCATGTTACTG